The DNA window GTTATCGAGGATAAACTCATCGTTATGATAGAGCATCAAAGCACGCCGTGCGAAAACATGCCTATCCGTCTCCTGATTTATATCGCGCGGGTGTTTGAAAAGCTGTTCAACATTGATCGTAAACTTAAACAGGCAATCTACAGGACGAAACTTTTGAAAATCCCGAAGCCCGAATTTTACGTCTTGTACAATGGCAAGAGCGAATTTCCCGAACGAAAGGATCTAAGACTTTCGGACGCGTTTCGAGAAGCAAACGCCCCAGAATGGCTAGGTGGATTTCTGGAGTTAACTGTGCCAGTTTACAATATTAACAATTAACAAAGGTTTCAACGAAGAACTTGTCAAGAAAAGCAAGACTCTCTTGGATTATGTTTTTTTTATTGCCTCGGCGCGCCAATATTCGGATGCTGGCTACGAATTAGAAAAAGCCATTAAACAGGCCATAAAAGATTGTGTTGAAAAAGATATATTGGTTGAATTTTTGCAGAGCCACGGTTCGGAGGTGATCAATATGCTGACAGCGGAATTTAAAATGGAAGAAGCTGTAGAAGTTTGGAAAGAAGAGGGGAGAGAAGAAGGAAGAAAAGAAGGAAGAGAAGAGGGAAGAGAAGAAGGAAGAGAAGAAGGAAGAGAAGAAGGAAGAGAAGAAGGAAGAAAAGAAGAAAAACGTAAAACAGCGCGTTCGATGCTGGCAGACGCAATGTCTCCAGACCTAATTGCTAAGTTTACGGGATTATCTGT is part of the Synergistaceae bacterium genome and encodes:
- a CDS encoding Rpn family recombination-promoting nuclease/putative transposase, with product VIEDKLIVMIEHQSTPCENMPIRLLIYIARVFEKLFNIDRKLKQAIYRTKLLKIPKPEFYVLYNGKSEFPERKDLRLSDAFREANAPEWLGGFLELTVPVYNINN